TCACGACTTGCCCATCAACTTTCACAGATTTTATTGTATAACCGCCGTCAAAACTTTGACCTTTGTCGCCATAGCGGGAGTTACTCATCGGGATCATGGCACTTCCTCGCGAATCTTTTTTAAATAAATTTTGGTCTAGCTGCATCCAAACGAATTTCATCTCATCAGGACTGTTGTTAACATATGTTACTTCTTGTGAAGCTGTAATTTCTTTTTTCTCGGGATTGAGTGCAACATTGATGACATAATCTGCCGAATTCTGCCAATATTTCGGCCCAGGCTGTCCACTTGCCGAGCGGAAATCTGTTCCGGTGGATGTATAAAATGGTTCTTTAAAAGCTTCTTTGTAGTCGTAAATACTTTTGGTTTGCGCATTTGTATTAGAACAAATTAAAAAACCTGCAGCTAATACAAGTTTGGAAACAAATCTTATCTTCATATGATTATTTTAAAAAATTGGTCTGTAAAATTCTCTGAAAGTTACAGGAATAAAAGATAAAATAAAAACCTCTTCGTTTCTGAAAAGGTTTTTACTCTAAATTATTATAAATATAATCTAGTTACTTTTTTTAGCTTTAATCATTTGTTCTAACATATCCCACATTTCCGTAGGAATTTGATCGAGCATATTAAATTCACCTGCGCCCTGCAACCATTCGCCACCGTCGATAGTTACCACTTCCCCATTCATATAAGCCGAATAATCTGAGACCAAATAAGCCGCTAGATTGGCTAATTCCTGATGTTCTCCGACTCTTCTTAAAGGAACTTTCTTACGCATATCGAATTTTTCTTGCAAATCGCCAGGAAGAAGTCTATCCCAAGCTCCTTTTGTTGGGAAAGGTCCTGGAGCAATGGCATTAAAACGAATTCCATATTTTGCCCATTCCACTGCTAAACTTCTCGTCATAGCCAAAACACCTGCTTTTGCGCAGGCAGAAGGCACCACATACGCTGAGCCTGTCCAAGAATACGTAGTAACAATATTAAGAACCGTTCCTGGAGATTTGGTATCTATCCAATGTTTCCCGATAGAAAGCGTACAATTTTTGGTTCCTTTTAAAACGATATCCAAAATAGAATCAAAAGCGGAATGCGTTAATCTTTCAGTTGGTGAAATAAAGTTTCCTGCAGCATTATTTAATAGAATATCAATTTTACCAAATTCTTTTAGCGTAGCTTCTTTCATGGCTTCCACTTCGTCCCAATTTCGAACATCACAAGAAACACATAAAACTTTACCGCCCGTTTCTTCTTCTAATTCTTTAGCAGTGGCCTGTAATTTATCTAAATTTCTGGAAGTGATAACTACTTTTGCTCCTAACTGAAGGAAATATTTGGTCATCGCTTTGCCCAAACCGCTTCCACCACCTGTAACAATGGCTACTTTATCTTGTAACGCTCCTTCGCGAAGCATAGGTTGTGTGTATAAATTCATAAGAAAATGTTTTCAGTAAAAATACTTAGAATTTTTTGGAAAGTCCTATAAAATAGAATGTAATGAATATCTATTTTGTAGATTTTAACATTCCAAGAACCAAAAGAAACTGAGCGGCAACATAAGTAAGCATCACCAAAAGTTGGAGAACGACATTCGAATTCACAAATAAGGAAATAGAAAGAATTGAATCGGAAATGACAAACAGCAACGCACTAACTATCAGCAGTGATTTTCCTGTTCTAAGACTGGTAAAAAGCATTGCGGAGATGACGATTCCGTACAAGATAACGGGAATTTTCATTTCGTCTAAATGCGGAAACAAGTAGCAAAACAAACCTAATAAATAAGCGATTATAAATGGTAAAAATCCCCAAGCATTTTTGATTTTAAGCTTGATAAAACAAATCACATAAAATACATGAGCCAATAGAAAACTCCCTAATCCCAAAAGAAATCCCCATTTGAACAGCAGAAATAAATCGCCAAAAAAACTAAAGACTAATCCTGCTACAAACCATGTATTCGGCTTCATTTTTTGGGATTTAACTTCCAATACATAATATAAAGTAAGTAAAGGCAGCAGCATTATTTTGGTGAAAAACCTGAAATTCTCCTGATGTGATCCAACAAAATATAGATCAGCTAAGAAAAATACCAAAAGCAGTATGAGTAAAACCGTGCGCTTCATAATCCGTTTCGTTTCAAGTAAAAATACAAATTATAAACACTCTGTTTTCAATAGACCGAAAACTCCTCATCTTCAAGGATTAAAAAAGAAGCTGTCTCAAAAGGTAAACTAACGCTCTAAGAATCTCCTAAATGACAAAGTCTGTCAGACATGAGTCCAAGAGAAAGGATACTTTTGAGACAGCCTCTTTAAATAAATTTCATTAATATTTCATACGCCAGAAAGACCATACGCTTCCGTTATACACGGCAAGTCTCTTGGCACCTTGTTTTTTTACGTACACCATCATTCCGGGTGATGGACTTGGGATGTTATTCACATCTTCTACAATGGGAAGAATCATGGCTTGGGTATTGGATTCAAGAACAAAAGCCCCTTTTGCGGTGGTTTGGTTATTTCCTACAATTACTTTTGCATCTGCATTTTCGGATTTTCCGTTTTGGATATTTAGCAGAGATGTGATATTAGCATCTTTACCACTAAGATCCACCCATGCTGTTCCGTTATAGAACTTCATTCTGGATTTTGTGCCATTATCTTCAGCATGAAGAAGAATTGTACCTTCGGAAACATTGGTTCCTGTTGGTAGATTTTGTACATAAGGAAGAATCAATCCTTTATTATTTTGTTGCGTATCGCTGTTTTTTGCAAACTCTAACAATACAGATGTTTTGTCTGTAGTGGTTCCGGCATCATCTCCAATAATGACTTGCGCAAAAGCAGATGACGAACAAATTGCAAATAATGCTATAAATAAATTTTTCATTGTTAATTTAATTTAAAAATTAAGGACAAGAAGGTGTTGAAAAACAGCTCCATTTTGTACCATCATAAATTTTAAGACACTTATCTGTGGTATCATAAATCATCATTCCTTCTTGTGGATGCGTTATTTTACTTGGCGTACTTCCGCCATCACCTTCGATCTCAAGTTTGGTCATACGTGTTGGTACAAATCCTTTGTTATTGGACTCGACAACAGTGAAGCCAGAAGTTCTCACCATTGGCCAGTTATCATTTTCTGAACCAGCTCTGTTGAGCAATGTAATACCATGCTTGGTTGGGATACCCGGCGATACATTGACCACCTCGTTGTAACATGCAGTTTGATAGGTAATGATAATCTGTGCAATATTACTTTCGGATCCCGGATAAAACTCATCACCCTGATTGGATCCATTAAGCGCTAAGGTTTTGTCTAAAATAGTGTAGGTAACCGGCGTTGGATTTCCGGTAAATGTAGACAGTGGTGTAAAGGTTACAAAACTAGTTGCCCGATTGTAGCGCCACGTCCCTTCACCTGGAACTGTATAATATGGATCTGTATTTTGCGGGTTATCATATTGTCCCATAACATCTTTTATCCCAAAGAATCTGAAGATAACGTTTCCGGGTGTTGCAGGCGCTCCGTTGTGTAGTTTGTCATTTTCCAAAACATTGATGGTCACAGGACCAGAAGGCTGGTTGTATTTATAATCGGTAACGGCAATTGGTTCTGCTGTAGGATTACAATTCAACAAAACGGAATCGTTTTCATAATAAGAACAACCTAAGTCTTCAAACACAATATCATCAATAGCATAGTCATTATTAGTTGATCCTTTACGACCATTAACTAACGAAACATAATATTTTAGATCACCCGTTGTACATGTTGGTGGCACCCGAAATACCACTTCGTATTTCTTCCAAGTTCTGTCGCCATTACCTGTAAGTTCCATCATTTTTTGTCCAAGAACGGTATTTCCAGAACCGCTCATCATTTGAACATTGATAGAGGCACCATCATAACGTTCGTAAGCGTAGTAGCTCACCTTATAATAATTACCCGGAATAACATCTACTGTACTTTTTCTTTTATAAATAGGTGCGTAAATTTCTCCTGCATTGATAATCATGGCTGCCCCATCGGCATTTCCCGTATGATCGTTAAAGGTATCTCCATTAGCATCTGTCCCCCAAATACTAAATCCGTAATTAAAAATGGAATGCCCATCCTGAATTCTTTTCGGGGCTACTACGGCATAATATCCGTTTTCTATATAGCCCACAACATTAGCCAATTGTGTGTTATACTGACTTGGAGGAATCGCTAAATAATCTGCAAATGTAAAATGCCCAACACCATGAACCATATAGGGCGATGGCTGTCTAACTGTAGTTTGGCCGAAATCTTCGGTGAAGATTACTTCTTGCTTTTCGCAGGGTTTGTAATAAGGCACTGTTCCCAGATCAATATTTAAATAACCAAGACCTGAATACGTTCTTTCTAAAGTTACGATACCATCCGTCATTTTGAATCTTCGAATTTCGACATTACCAGCGTCATTAGTATTATTTAAAGTAGATAAATATACATAACCATTGAGATAGGCCATCCCTTGTATTGCACTTGGGATATCTCCCGAAAGGGTGAGTGCTTTGGAAGCAACTCGTGAAGTTAAATTAATTTTGTATAAATAGGTATTCCCACTTCTTTGGATGAATGTGTATATATTATTATCAACATCAAAAAAGGTATCAGTCCCAAAGATTGCTCCATCAGTCCAATCAGCATCTCCAGTAACGGCTTGAGATGGTGCACTAGGATGAATTCTATACAAGTTTTTTGAACCTGTAGCGAAACCATACACATACCCAAAGTAGGATCCAGGAGCATTGTTTACGGCAATCCCTCCAATTCCTGTAGGCAAGGTACTTCCTGAAGCTGTTCCCGAATAATATACAGCGCTATTATTTGTAGTATTAGAATGTACAAAATAGAGATTCGTATCTGTACTTGGAGCTGGTTTGTACCCAATTCCCAAATTTGAAATATGGTTAGCTGTTGTTTGTGAAAAAACTGATGTTGTAGGAAAAGTACTTGGCAATCCTGTTATATCATATACAGCTCCACGAGAAGCCAATGACAGGTATAATTTCCCATCTTGTTGTGCTGCTGCAAAAAAACACAGAAAGCACGCGACTATACTAGTAAATAGTTTAGTTATATTCATATTTAAATTTTTTGATTAATTAAAATTATTTCTATTTTTCATCATAAAAACGCATAACAAAACCTCGCATCTTGTTTTTGCGTAACTTAATTTATCTGTGTCTAAAACAAATTAAGACTATTATGAAAAGAAATAAGGAGGAGGTCTTACCGCAAAGAAATAGGATAATTTTTGTAAAATATGAAACGAATATTTACTATTTTGTATTTTCTTCTCCACAAAGATTTTTTTTGGAGAAAACGTAAATATAATCTTTGTACCCACTAAATCTTCCGTACGCGGCGAGAAGCTTAAAGATTTAACCTTGCCTCCGGCCGTCATTTGATCGTTAGACATCGGAAGTTTATTTTTAAAAACATATTCAACCGTTTTCGGTTGCTGGTTTTTTATCTTAGGAACTTTAGATTTGGCAAGCTCTTGAATGGTTTTTCCTGCTTGTTTTTCTATTTTCGATTCTTTCTTACTTCTTTCCTCAAAATCTTTAGAAACTATAGTGATGCGATTTCCTTCAGGCGAATCCATATCAGCTATCACAATCATAGCATCGCCCTTCACGTAAATAAAAGCAGAGTCCTTTAGCGTAATATCTTTAGAAAAAAGAAAAGAAAAATTAAAAAGAATAAAGAGCCAAAAAATGCGAAGGACAAAATTCTTCGGAAAAAATAAAGGATTTGCAATCGATAATTTTGGCAGGAAACAACAATATCTTAGCTGATGCTAATCTGCAAAATTACTAAAAAATTACAAATAAACTCATATTTAAAGTGAATAATTATTAATATTAAAATAGCAAAGCCAAATTTAACATATTAAACTCATTATATTATTCTTTTTCATAAAATTAATCAAAACCAAAAAAAACATTATATTTTCCCATCAAAATCTAGCTTTAAACAAAAGAACCACATCTTTTTGATGCGGTTCTTTATGATTTATCAATTCAACTGAGTCATGCTAAATATTTACATTTCTATCAAACAACAATCTTTCTCCATGTTTAATAAGAGAGAAATTACCATTATCGTAAGCTAAATGCCCATTAACAAATGTTTGAGTAATTTTAGATTTCAATTCTGTTCCTTCCAACGGACTCCAACCGCATTTGCTGATAATATTTTCCTTTGCTATTGTCCAAGGATTATCCAAATCTACCAACACCAAGTCTGCTTTATAACCTTCTTTAATAAAACCTCTTTTTTCTACTTGAAATAAAATAGCAGGATTGTGACACATTTTTTCTACAATTCTCTCCAAAGAAATTTTTCCGTTGTGGTAATTTTCCAACATCACCGCTAAAGAATGCTGCACCAAAGGCGCTCCAGAAGGACATTTTGTATAAACATTCTGTTTTTCTTCCCAAGTATGCGGCGCGTGATCTGTAGCCACAACATCTATCCTATCATCCAAAAGAGCTTCCCAAAGTCCATCCTTGTCTTTTTGCGTTTTCACCGCAGGATTCCATTTAATTAAACTTCCTTTGGTCTCGTAATCATCATTGGTAAATGTTAAATGATGAACGCAAACTTCAGCCGTAATTTTTTTGTCTTTTAAAGGAATATCGTTTCTGAACAAAGCCGTTTCCTTCGCTGTTGACAAATGGAAAATATGCAATCTAGCACCTGTTTTCTCCGCCAACTCAACTGCTTTTGAAGACGATTTATAACAAGCTTCTTCACTTCTAATTAAATGATGAAATTTCACTGGAATATCTTCACCATATTCAGCTTTATATTTTTCGGTATTGGCTTTTATAGTATCTTCATCTTCGCAATGAACACAAATCAGCATTTTGGTTTTGCTAAAAATATTCTCCAAAGTTTCGGGATTGTCCACTAGCATATTTCCAGTGGAAGAACCTAAAAACAGTTTAATTGCCGCCACATTTTTCGGATTGGTCTTTAAAACTTCCTCTAAATTATCATTGGTTCCGCCCATTGAGAAAGAATAATTCGCGTAAGATTTTTCTGCACCTAATTGATATTTCTCTTCCAATAATTCCTGAGTTACCGCATTCGGAACCGTGTTTGGTTGATCTATAAAACTGGTAACTCCACCTGCAATTGCTGCTTTAGATTCAGATTCAATATCGCCTTTATGGGTTAAACCTGGCTCACGAAAATGTACCTGATCATCGATAACACCTGGAAGTAAGAATTTTCCTGAAGCATCAATTATTTGTTCAATATTTTCCTCGGAAATATTTTCAGCAATTTTCGAAATAATATCATTTTCTATCAACAAATCGCTTTCGAAAATTTGACCTTCATTGACGATTTGAGCATTTTTAATTAGAATTTTCACTTTTATACTAAAAATTAAAGATTAGACTGAGAAATTAGAAAAACTGATTCCAAATTCTGATTTTCACATTTATTTCATTGCAAATTTAGAGTTTTAAAAAGACTAAAACCGATTTGCCACTATGAAAAACTAAATATTTACATTTGCAAAAAAACAATTTTGTATAAGAAACTTTTAACACAAACCCTCATATATGGTATTGGCGCAATTGCACCGAGAATTATTTTGTTCATCCTGAATCCGCTTCTTATTTACAAAATTCCGAACGAAGGATTTGCAATGTTCACACAGCTTTACGCTATTATTTCGTTTGTGAATATTGTGTTGTCTTTTGGTTTTGAAACGGCTTATTTTAGATTTTCTGCGGAGAAAGGTGAAGAGAAAAAAACATTCAACACCTCCTTTTGGTTTTTGTTTGCAACATCGAGTATGTTTTTAATTCTTTGTTATATTTTCAACCAACCTATTGCCGATTACTGGGGTTACAGCAACAATCCAGAATACATTAGATGGTTTGCCTTAATTGCATTTTTTGACACACTTCTAGTGATTCCTTTTGCTTGGTTAAGGTTTAACAATATGCCGATAAAATATTCGGTAGTGCGGGTTGTGCAATCTGTATTTCAAGCGGTTTTCACTGCGGCTTTATTTTTTTGGATTCCTGAAAGTTTTTCTAAAAGCATCGGGTTGAATAACAATGTTGACTTCCCTTTCTTTAGTAATTTAGCTGGAAGTTTTTTAGGCGTTTTACTCTTATTTCCTATTATTTTAAAAGTAAGATTTCAGTTCGTAGTTTCTTTATTTAAAAGAATGATTACATATTCTTTTCCATTGATGTTAGCTGGACTGGCTTTTATGGTGAACGAAAACTTTGACAAAACTATCCAAAGAAATCACATTTCGGACATGGAGGCTGGCGCTTATGGCGGGTGCTACAAATTAGCAGTTTTGATGACGCTTTTTGTAACCGCTTACAGAATGGGGATTGAACCTTTCTTTTTCAAACAAATGGACAAAGGCGATGCTACAAAAACTTATGCTAAAGTTGCGGAATATTTTGCGTTCTTCGCTTCTATTGTCGCCTTAGGCATCATCGCCAACATTTCTTGGTTGAAGACATTATTTATCCCAAATACCTCCTATTGGATTGCTATTGACATTATCCCGATTATTGTAATAGCTAATCTTTGTTTTGGGATATATTATAATTTTTCAACTTGGTACAAAGTAACTGACAGGACTAGCATGGGAACGATAATCTCTTGGACGGGCGCTGGGATTAATATTGGATTTAATTATTTAGCATTAGTCCATTACCAAAGTATGATTGGTTCTGCCTGGGCAACTTTCGGGGCATATCTTGTGATGATGATTACCTCCTACTTACTCGGTCAAAAATATTATCCAATCCCTTATCGCATAAAAAAAATGACATTATTTTTAGTTATGTTGGGCATTTTCAGTTTCATCATTGTTAAATACTTTGATTATAATGTATGGCTGAGCAATTTATTATTAATTATATTTATCACAAGCATTTTGGTTTCTGAAAAAAAAATGATTCTACAACTAATAAAAAGATAATTTTAATAATCACAATCAACACTTTACTAAATATTAAAGCCAATGATTTGCTTTACAAATCTTATATTTTTACATTTGAAAAATTATCTATTGTGTAAAAACATTTATTACACCTCATAACTTAAAAAAACAAAACACACCTTATATAATGAAAATTATAGTTCCTATGGCTGGACGCGGATCTAGACTTCGCCCACATACACTTACTGTTCCAAAACCATTAATTCCAATTGCAGGCAAGCCTATTGTACAAAGACTTGTTGAAGATATCACCAAAGTTGCTGGAGAATCTATTGATGAAATCGCTTTCATTATCGGCGATTTTGGCGACGAAGTAAAGGAATCATTAATAAAAATTGCCGAGAGCCTTGGCGCCAAAGGCAGCGTATATGTACAAGATGAACCTCTAGGAACGGCACATGCCATAAAATGTGCGGAAGCTTCTATGAAAGGCGATGTTGTCGTGGCTTTTGCAGACACTTTATTCCGTGCAGATTTTGTTTTAGATAAAAACTCGGACGGCGTTATTTGGGTGAAAAAAGTTGAAGACCCATCCGCATTTGGCGTTGTAAAATTGGACGAATATGGCTTCATCACAGATTTTGTAGAAAAACCAAAAGAATTTGTTTCTGACCTTGCGATCATTGGTATTTATTATTTTAGCAATGCTGAAAAGTTGATGGAAGAAATCAACTTCATCATGGATAATGATATAAAATTTGGTGGCGAATACCAATTAACAACTGCTTTGGAAAATCTCCGTCAAAAAGGCGCGAAATTCACGCTTGGGAAAGTTGACGATTGGATGGATTGTGGTAACAAAAACGCTACTGTAGAAACCAATAGCAAAATTCTTGAATACGAAAAAGAATGTATGGCGCAATATCCAAGCAGTGCCAAAATCGAAAACTCATTGATTATCCAACCTTGTTTCATTGGTGAGAATGTTGAGATCAGCAATTCTAAAATAGGCCCCAATGTATCTGTTGGAAATGGAACCAAAGTTATTAATTCCAATATAGACAATTCTTTAATACAAGAAAAAACAATTATCGATCACGGCAATCTTTCCAACTCGATGATTGGTAACTCGGCACAATATTTTGGTGTTGCCAGAGAGATTTCTTTGGGGGACTATTCCGTTTTGGATTTCTTTTCAAAAGATTAACAAAATCAACATTTTTATTATTTTGAGATTTAGTTTCTGAAAAACAAGAGACTGAATCTCAAAATATTTATCGCCATCTGGCGTTAATTTTGCAAAGCCTATTAAAAATTCAAAATGAAAAAGTTAGGAATTATCATACTTGCAGCTTCGGTATTATCCGCTTGCCATACTCAAAAAACGGCAACAGAGACGACAGCCACCACGCCCATAAGCACTACAAAACCTATTAAATCCAACAAAGTATTTTTCAATAAAATTGCTGAAAAACCCGCTTTTGAGCAAGTAAAAATTAATAGCAAAATTAATGTTGAAAACGGCAGTTTTATTCCACCAATTTCAGCAACTATTTATATCGAGAACGGGCAAAAAGTCTGGATGAATATGGCTGCACTTTTCATAAATGTTGCACGCGGTATAGCAACGCCCGATGGAGTCAAAGCCTACGAAAGTTATAATAAAACCTACATCGATTCGGATTTTTCGTATTTAAATGATTTATTAAAAGTCAACTTTATCGATTATACATCTCTGCAAAATTTATTAATTGGTAAAACCTTCACACCAATCAACGAACAAGATTTTGAACTAACTCAAAATGCAAAAGGTTTTAGCCTTAATTCAAAAAAAAATATCAAAATCGAGGTTGACGGTATCCTTAATGAATATGCTATCCAAAATGATTATTCCGAAGATTTGAATCTTATTAAAGTGAGTCTAAATAATCTAACGAATAAGGATCTATTAGAAGTTTATTATAATAACTGGGGAAAAGTTGAAGAAATCGCTTTCCCAAAAAATGTTAAAATAATTATAAAAGGAAAGAAAACCGACCAAATCTTAATCGAAAACACGAAATTTGATTTTTCCAAAATGGCAACGCCATATTCGGTGCCTAATAATTATAAAAAGACCGCGATTAAATGATAAAGAAGATTAGTTTTCTATTAAGCATCTTATTTTTCGGAAGCATTTTCGGCCAAAATACAAAAGAACAGCTACAAAAGCAAAACGCTGATATCAAAAAGCAAATTGCAAATATCAATGCAGATCTTGCTAAAACCAAAAACGAGTCCAAGCTGTCACTCGCATACCTCAATGCCGTTAATCAAAAAATTTCTTTACGAGAAAAATCTTATAACAATACCCAAAAAGAAAAACGTTTTATAGAAGACGACATCTATAGATCGCAACTCGAAATCAATAAAAACAAACGAGAACTTAGCAAACTTCGTAAAGATTATGCCGAAATTCTTGTTAAAGCCTATAAAAATAAAGGTGTACAAAATAAAGTTACTTTCATTTTGTCATCCAAAAACATTGGTGAAGCACTTCGTCGTATTCAGTATTTAAAACAATATTCTGAGTATCAAGATCGTAAAGCGGCAGAAATCACCAACAAAGCCACTGAAATTCAAAAAAACATTGCTAAAAAACAACAATCTGTAAACGAAAAAGACAAGCTTCTTATCAACCAGAAAAAAGAATTAGCAACCATCGAAGTGGAGCGTAAGCAAAAAGAAGATCTTTTGGTTGAGTTTAAGAAAAACGAAACGCAATTAACGACAGAACTAAAACAAAAACAAGCGCAACAACGTTCTTTGGAAGGGCAAATCCGTGCAATTATTAATGAAGAAATTCGCGCTGCTAAAGCCAAAGCCGAAGCTGAGAAAAAAGCCGAAGAAGAAAGAAAAAGACAAGCTCTAATTGCTGCAGCAAAAGAAAAAGCAAGAATCGATGCCGAAAATAAAGCTAAAGCCGAAGCCCTTGAAAAAGAGCGAAAAGCATTAGAAGAAGAAACACGAAAAGCCAGAGAACTCGCTGCAAAAAAAGCAGCTGATGAAAAAAAACGTGCTGATGAAGCTGCCAAAGCAGAAACAGATGCAAAAGCAGAAGCCAGAAGAATCCTTGCAGAAAGAGAATCGAACGATGCAAAAGCACGAGCAAAAGCCGCTGAAGAGCGTTTAGCCGCTGCCAAAGCCGCTGAAGCTGCATTAAATAAGAAAAAGGAAGAAGAGAAAAAAGAAGCAGAAACCAAAACCATGAAAGCTTTTGGAGTCGGAAGTGTAACCGCCGGCAGTAATTTTGCTGAAAGCAAAGGGCGAATCGGTTTCCCTGTAGAACGTGGAAATATCACCCACAGATTCGGACGTCAACAACACCCAGTTTTCAAAAATATTTGGGAAGAAAACAATGGTATCAAAATCGCTGTTAGCCCAGGTTCAAAAGCACGTTGTGTTTTCCCTGGCGTTGTATCAACAATTATCGTAGATGGCGGAACCAAAACAGTGATGGTAAAACATGGTAACTATTTTACAGTTTACTCTAATCTTTCTAACGTCAATGTAAAATCCAACCAAACGGTTTCTGCAGGAACTCAGATTGGCGAGATTACTACAAGTCTAGACGGTTCTTACACATTAGATTTTCAAATTTGGAATGGGACAAGTCCTGTTGATCCAATGGGTTGGGTTTCGTATTAAAAAATAATGTAACTTTGTCGAATTAAAAAATGTAAATAATGTATCAGTCATTAAGCATATTAGCAATTTCTTGGCAACATATTTTAATCGTTGCTTTAGTACTCTTATTATTATTTGGAGGTAAGAAAATCCCTGAGTTGATGAAAGGTTTGGGATCAGGCATCAAAGAATTTAAAGATGCTGTGAAAGAAGA
This genomic stretch from Chryseobacterium sp. POL2 harbors:
- a CDS encoding SDR family oxidoreductase gives rise to the protein MNLYTQPMLREGALQDKVAIVTGGGSGLGKAMTKYFLQLGAKVVITSRNLDKLQATAKELEEETGGKVLCVSCDVRNWDEVEAMKEATLKEFGKIDILLNNAAGNFISPTERLTHSAFDSILDIVLKGTKNCTLSIGKHWIDTKSPGTVLNIVTTYSWTGSAYVVPSACAKAGVLAMTRSLAVEWAKYGIRFNAIAPGPFPTKGAWDRLLPGDLQEKFDMRKKVPLRRVGEHQELANLAAYLVSDYSAYMNGEVVTIDGGEWLQGAGEFNMLDQIPTEMWDMLEQMIKAKKSN
- a CDS encoding lysoplasmalogenase, with product MKRTVLLILLLVFFLADLYFVGSHQENFRFFTKIMLLPLLTLYYVLEVKSQKMKPNTWFVAGLVFSFFGDLFLLFKWGFLLGLGSFLLAHVFYVICFIKLKIKNAWGFLPFIIAYLLGLFCYLFPHLDEMKIPVILYGIVISAMLFTSLRTGKSLLIVSALLFVISDSILSISLFVNSNVVLQLLVMLTYVAAQFLLVLGMLKSTK
- a CDS encoding dihydroorotase; amino-acid sequence: MKILIKNAQIVNEGQIFESDLLIENDIISKIAENISEENIEQIIDASGKFLLPGVIDDQVHFREPGLTHKGDIESESKAAIAGGVTSFIDQPNTVPNAVTQELLEEKYQLGAEKSYANYSFSMGGTNDNLEEVLKTNPKNVAAIKLFLGSSTGNMLVDNPETLENIFSKTKMLICVHCEDEDTIKANTEKYKAEYGEDIPVKFHHLIRSEEACYKSSSKAVELAEKTGARLHIFHLSTAKETALFRNDIPLKDKKITAEVCVHHLTFTNDDYETKGSLIKWNPAVKTQKDKDGLWEALLDDRIDVVATDHAPHTWEEKQNVYTKCPSGAPLVQHSLAVMLENYHNGKISLERIVEKMCHNPAILFQVEKRGFIKEGYKADLVLVDLDNPWTIAKENIISKCGWSPLEGTELKSKITQTFVNGHLAYDNGNFSLIKHGERLLFDRNVNI
- a CDS encoding oligosaccharide flippase family protein yields the protein MYKKLLTQTLIYGIGAIAPRIILFILNPLLIYKIPNEGFAMFTQLYAIISFVNIVLSFGFETAYFRFSAEKGEEKKTFNTSFWFLFATSSMFLILCYIFNQPIADYWGYSNNPEYIRWFALIAFFDTLLVIPFAWLRFNNMPIKYSVVRVVQSVFQAVFTAALFFWIPESFSKSIGLNNNVDFPFFSNLAGSFLGVLLLFPIILKVRFQFVVSLFKRMITYSFPLMLAGLAFMVNENFDKTIQRNHISDMEAGAYGGCYKLAVLMTLFVTAYRMGIEPFFFKQMDKGDATKTYAKVAEYFAFFASIVALGIIANISWLKTLFIPNTSYWIAIDIIPIIVIANLCFGIYYNFSTWYKVTDRTSMGTIISWTGAGINIGFNYLALVHYQSMIGSAWATFGAYLVMMITSYLLGQKYYPIPYRIKKMTLFLVMLGIFSFIIVKYFDYNVWLSNLLLIIFITSILVSEKKMILQLIKR
- a CDS encoding sugar phosphate nucleotidyltransferase encodes the protein MKIIVPMAGRGSRLRPHTLTVPKPLIPIAGKPIVQRLVEDITKVAGESIDEIAFIIGDFGDEVKESLIKIAESLGAKGSVYVQDEPLGTAHAIKCAEASMKGDVVVAFADTLFRADFVLDKNSDGVIWVKKVEDPSAFGVVKLDEYGFITDFVEKPKEFVSDLAIIGIYYFSNAEKLMEEINFIMDNDIKFGGEYQLTTALENLRQKGAKFTLGKVDDWMDCGNKNATVETNSKILEYEKECMAQYPSSAKIENSLIIQPCFIGENVEISNSKIGPNVSVGNGTKVINSNIDNSLIQEKTIIDHGNLSNSMIGNSAQYFGVAREISLGDYSVLDFFSKD
- a CDS encoding DUF4292 domain-containing protein → MKKLGIIILAASVLSACHTQKTATETTATTPISTTKPIKSNKVFFNKIAEKPAFEQVKINSKINVENGSFIPPISATIYIENGQKVWMNMAALFINVARGIATPDGVKAYESYNKTYIDSDFSYLNDLLKVNFIDYTSLQNLLIGKTFTPINEQDFELTQNAKGFSLNSKKNIKIEVDGILNEYAIQNDYSEDLNLIKVSLNNLTNKDLLEVYYNNWGKVEEIAFPKNVKIIIKGKKTDQILIENTKFDFSKMATPYSVPNNYKKTAIK
- a CDS encoding murein hydrolase activator EnvC family protein, encoding MIKKISFLLSILFFGSIFGQNTKEQLQKQNADIKKQIANINADLAKTKNESKLSLAYLNAVNQKISLREKSYNNTQKEKRFIEDDIYRSQLEINKNKRELSKLRKDYAEILVKAYKNKGVQNKVTFILSSKNIGEALRRIQYLKQYSEYQDRKAAEITNKATEIQKNIAKKQQSVNEKDKLLINQKKELATIEVERKQKEDLLVEFKKNETQLTTELKQKQAQQRSLEGQIRAIINEEIRAAKAKAEAEKKAEEERKRQALIAAAKEKARIDAENKAKAEALEKERKALEEETRKARELAAKKAADEKKRADEAAKAETDAKAEARRILAERESNDAKARAKAAEERLAAAKAAEAALNKKKEEEKKEAETKTMKAFGVGSVTAGSNFAESKGRIGFPVERGNITHRFGRQQHPVFKNIWEENNGIKIAVSPGSKARCVFPGVVSTIIVDGGTKTVMVKHGNYFTVYSNLSNVNVKSNQTVSAGTQIGEITTSLDGSYTLDFQIWNGTSPVDPMGWVSY
- the tatA gene encoding twin-arginine translocase TatA/TatE family subunit, which encodes MYQSLSILAISWQHILIVALVLLLLFGGKKIPELMKGLGSGIKEFKDAVKEEDKKGENNNNSSTNN